CGCTGTGGGACCGTTGTGGGACCGCTGTGGGACCGTTGCGCAGGACAGGAGGGTTTCAGGAGTGGGTTTCTGGGAATTCTCATAGAGCAACATGTTGGGACAAAATCAGATATTGATTCTAAAAATCTGCCTAAGAATTGAACTTGGTGACCAGTTTTCCCAATCTGTCTCTACCCGTCTATTCAATGACATAGATCAGCACATCTATGTTGAATCAATCagatgcagtcagtcagtcagattgaTATTAAGATTTACTTTATTTTtcaattgcacacaaggtccaGTCGAAATCTGACTTcctatttaacccaaccctctacagttgaagtcggaagtttatatacacttaggttggagtcattaaaactcgtttttcaaccattccactaatttcttgttaaccaaatatagttttggcaagtcggttaggacatctactttgtgcatgacacaagtaatttttccaacaattgtttacagacagattatttcacttataattcactgtatcacaattctagtgggtcagaagtttacatacactaagttgactgtgcctttaaacagcttggaaaattccagaaaatgacgtcatggctttagaagcttctgataggctaattgacatcatttgagtcaattggaggtgtacctgtggatgtatttcaaggtctaccttcaaactcagtgcctctttgcttgacatcatgggaaaatcaaaaaaaatctgccaagacctcaggaaaaaaattgtatacctccacaagtctggtttatccttgggagcaattttcaaatgcctgaaggtaccacgttcatctgtacaaacaatagtatgcaagtataaacaccatgggaccacgcagccgtcataccgctcaggaaggagacacattctgtctcctagagatgaacgtactttggtgcgaaaagtgcaaatcaatcacagaacaacagcaaaggaccttgtgaagatgctggaggaaacaggtacaaaagtatctccacagtaaaacgagtcctataacgacataacctaaaaggccgctcagccaggaagaagccactgctccaaaactgccataaaaaaaactgactacagtttgcaactgcacacggggacaaagatcatactttttggagaaatgtcctctggtctgatgaaacaaaaatagaactgtttggccataatgaccatcgttttgtttggaggaaaagggggaggcttgcaagccgaagaacaccatcccaaccgtgaagcacgggggtggcaccatcatgttgtgggggtgctttgctgcaggagggactggtacacttcataaaatagatggcatcataagggaggaaaattatgtggatatatttaagcaacatctcaagatcagtcaggaagttaaagcttggttgcaaatgggtcttccaaatggacaatgacccctagcatacttccaaagtagttgcaaaatggcttaaggacaacaaagtcaaggtattggagtggtcatcacaaagccctggcctcaatcccatagacatttttgggcagaactgaaaaagcgtgtgcgagcaaggaggtctacaaacctgactcagttacaccagctctgtcaggaggaatgggccaaaattcacccaacttattgtgggaagcttgtggaaggctacccaaaacgtttgacccaagttaaacaatttaaaggcaatgctaccaaacactaattgagtgtatgtaaacttctgacccactgggaatgtgatgaaagaaataaaagctgaaataaataattctctctactattattctgacatttcacaatcttaaaataaagtggtgatcctaactgaccttagacaggcaatttttaccaggattaaatgtcaggaattgtgaaaaactgagtttaaatgtatttggctaaagtgtatgtaaacctctgacttcaacgTTACATATACAGGTTgcagaggttggagcaggagGCTTCAACACTGGACTCCTGTGGAGCAGTTGCTGTGGggtttaagtgtcttgctcaagggcacaacagcaggcaatggcatctaggaCTTGACACCAGAAAACCTCCGATTGCCAGTTCATTTcccaacagatttttaccatcaGACCCGGGATTCGAACTGGCAAACCTCCAGTTGCTGGCTCACctttctaggctacctgctacctgtctgtctgtctgccttgcaGCAGTTGGgggcttgctgtgtgtgtgtgtgtgtgtgtgtgtgtgtgtgtgtgtgtgtgtgtgtgtgtgtgtgtgtgtgtgtgtgtgtgtgtgtgtgtgtgtgtgtgtgtgtgtgtgtgtgtgtgtgtgtgtacctgtggatgaaagAGCAGTGGGCTGGGCCTCAGGTACTTCTCCTTTAGAGCTCCCACAGGGTCCAGTAACTTCCTCTTTTCCACCCTGCTGGACAGCAAGGACAAGGGTTACGTACGAAGGTCAGAGGTCAACTGGAAAGGTTGCACTGATTCACACTGTACATGCccatataatgtattataatttaatttatacattttatggacacagtctattttacaatagttttatattttctttgtttttaactcttgtccttcctctacctctcccatatATGTCTGATGTCCATccggtttgatttctatttgccatatctttcaaTCTGTGCTCTTTCAAAAATGTTCTTAACCTATATacgttttacggacacagtatgttTTACATGAGTTATCTGGTTTTTATTATTCCCTACCTTCAGCTcctttcaacccctcccatctatctcttaacaccatccatatagatttctatttgccatatatttttcaactgtgctgtgatgtttcacaaaagcaCGGAACCTTTccattctcatagtttctacagactgtaaattgaagaaaaaaaatgttgttGCTGAAagcattattatattattgatcgattgaccaTGACTTCTCAGATCGCCCAGTAATGTGGGAGTGCATACTTAGACGTTTGCTAGTGTGGATATTGCAACCTAGTCCTTTCCTCTTATCTCATGAGGGGAAAGGTTAACATACAGATTTGGAGATATATATTATATTGAATATAGGTTCTAACATGAGTTTCAACTTGAGTTGCTTATCGACAGTGTCTGATGAGGCCTCTGGTCTACTCGGGGCTGAAATACCTGTATATTGGGTCCATGAAGAAGGGTGAGGGCTTGGCATAGTGCAGGGAGGGCTGTTGCTGGGGCGGCTGAGCCAGGGGCTGCTGTTGCTGGGGTAGCGGGGGCTGGAGGAGGGAGTGGCCCTGGGGGTGCTGGACGTGGGAGTGCGGGTGGCTGCCGAGGTGCTCCTCCTTGCGGTGGTTCTTGCGGCTGGGCGGCTGCTCGGGGGCCACCATCCCGTTGTGTCCGTCCCGTCGGCGGCTGCCGATGCTCAGGTCCAGCGGCTGCTCCTCCCCCCCGGGGAGAATGAGGGGGGCGTTGCTGCTACCGCTGGGTGGGGTCGGCTTGGCGGGGGCCGGTGGGGCCGGCTTGGCCTCCTTGGGCTTGGTGGTGAGGTCGAAGGGCGATGACTCTCCGGTGCCCGGGGCGGCCATTTTGTGGGGTGTCGGATGTTGCTCACGTGGCGACTTGGGCTCAGCCTTGAAGAACATGCCGGGGTTGAGGGTGCCGGCCCGCTCTGCGAAAGggtagagggagtgagggaagttGGGTAAAAACTGGAAAGGGAACATGGAATGGTAGGGCAGCGAGCCAATCTTCTTCTCCTGCAGGCCCATGAGGCCAGGGCCAAAGTACTTCTCTGCGATGGAGGCGATGGCCTTGATGGAGTCAGTGGCAGCGGCGCCCCCTGTGGTGGTGGGAGGCAGCGCCTGCTCCTCCGGAGGCGGGAAGAAGGAGTGCTGGGAGGcgccggagaggaaggagggcCGCTCGCAGGCCAGGTTGCTCAAGCTGGAAACCGCCGACACCGAGCCACTACTCACGTCGTCCGGCCGCCCGTCCAGACCcgccctctccacccccctcgcCCCTCCAGTGCCCGCAGCCTTCCTCCTCTTGGCGCCGGTGCTCCGCTCCCGTTGTTCCCGCTCGCTCTCTGCGTCGCTGTCTAAGTCTGAACCCGAGGCGGTGCCGGTGGTGGTGTCCAGGTCGGTGCCGCTGGTGGTGTTGACGTCCTCCAGGTCGCTGCCGTCTGACATCTCTGACATCTTGGCCTTGGCCTTGGCCTCGCCGTACGCCAGCCTATCCTTGTCCTCCCTCTCCTGGCTGCTGAGGAGACTACCGCCTCCATTGTTGTTGTTAATGGAGCTGACCAGAGACAGTGGAGGCCCGTCCAGGGGGCTGCGGGGCAGCTTGCCCTCCTGAATCCCACCGTTGTTACTGTTGTTGCCCAGGGGGCTCTTCAGCATCGGGCTGGGGGGCAGTAAGGGCGGCCGGGGGTAGAGCGAGGGGGGGAAAAGGCCCGGGAAGCCGTGGGAGAGCGAGGGGAAACCATGCGGCCCAGGGGAGAAGGGAAGGCCGGCATGGGGGTGAGGGTGTGGCCGGGAGGGGAAGTAGTCGGGGAAGGCCAGGCCCGAGTGGTTGAGgcctgggtggtggtgggggtggtggtgcttGGACTTGGCCAGGATGGGGCTGCTGCTCATGGGGATGCCGGGAGCGAAAAGTCCCCCAGCAGGGCCGTAATGGTTCTTGCCCTCACAGAAGCGCCGGTGCTTGTTGAGGGAGGAGGTAGTGCTGAACATCTGGCCACAGTCCTTACACTTGATCTGGGTGCGGCAGTCGGCGTGCATGCGCTTGTGGCGGCACAGGTTGGAGAACTGCGTGTAGGACTTGTGGCACACCTCGCCTGGGGAGACACACAGCCCACATGGGCCTGGTTAAGCCCATTTAAACACTGTCACTAACTCAGAGTACCAAGTCAACAGTCTACACGGATACAACATTAGGCTACTTAGAGAAAAATACATGTACATCGCTCCTTCATTTTGTCTAAAGGCTGTATATCTATACAAATCAGAAGTCGTACATGCTTTTGGTGAAATCCAGTGACAACAGTTTTCATCTTTATACTTATTGGCCATTGAATCACTATGACTGGCACCTACCATATATCCACATGGGGCAATATACGGTTAAGCTGATTATTTTCACACTATGTTCTATGAAGTGTTGCTTGAATACATACTGTACGTATACATGTATATAGGCATATACACACATACGTGCACATGAGTACAAACAGAAATGCAAAGCAGAAAGTTGAGTGAGAGAAGAAGATATCATGGCTTCCAGCATCGTTCAATGGGGAGCTGAAGCAGATACTGTGGATCCATTTTTATCATGTCAAATCTGGCCATGCCGTCGGGAAATTCGTTTTATGTCACcctcagaggggaaaaaaacacacacagaaggaAAGAAACCAAAAAGGAACACACAAAGTAACACTTTTTTGAAAGTCCCCCTAAAGATGCTCAACAAATTATCAATAAACAATTTTCAGTAGCATATCAGCTGCAGAGGGACCATAGAGTTGAATAGAGGGCCCAACTCCTATCTGTACCATTGCAATTGCGCCCTCTATCCGATTCTAAGCTGGACTATCAAAATAAAGTGTGACCCATACAACAaaaagagaaggagagtgagaggcacggagagggggaaggaggaggataACAAAAACAAGCAAAAAAGGTAGGAAAAACGCAAAACAAAATGGCGGTTGAAAAAGGGATGGGGGTCATGGAATTGTCTCTGACCTATGGGATTGTGTCTGCTACTGTCACTGGCCCTGCCTGGGgttggagagagacggagggaggaggaagaggaggatgaggaggaggcctTTGGACACGGGGAGGAGGTAGAACTAGATGTGGGTTGGCTAGGCCGTGGCGGCGGCGGGGGCGGTGGCGACTCAGACTTACAGATGAAGGGCTTGACACTGCTGTGAATGTGCTTGTGCTGCTTGAGGCCCGAGGAGGTGGCGAAGGTCTTGCCACACTCGGGGCAGGTGTGAGCGCGCGCTCCTACGTGCTGTGAGCGGATGTGGCGCTGCAGGTTGCTGGGGTCCGTAAACACCTACGGGTAGGGGGGGGTGGCCGGCACGtttacattgacacacacacatatgcatacgCACAGATATAAAGCAGTTATGGCCAGCGATCACAGTCATCCGGTCACTGTAATAAATAGTACTGACTAAAATGGATTTTACTGCCATCATAGACAACACAATACCTGACGATCTATCTCAGTCTATGCCAGCTGCCCATGAATGGCCTTGTAACATTGATGGTGGTGACATTCACAAACAACTAACTTGATGGCCAGTCAACCAACAAGCTGAATAAACTGAAACAAGTGACACAAGTCATCTAACATAAACCGACATGATTAAGTTGGTACTAAGTTGCGTTTATGGTTGCCAACTTAATCATGACATCACACGATTACAAGCACGGGttcctacatacatacaggatggATTTTCTCCTCATTCAAGTCGCTACTGTAGCTAGTGTCAGCATTCACCAAGGTAGCGAAGGAGAAGAGCCAGTGTTTGAGTGCACAACTTACGTGCCGGGTGTGCTGTACCTTATCGCAGTTTTCACACTCGAACCGCTTTCCGCTGTCGTGGGACATCTGGTGACGGATGAGGTTGGACTTCCAGTTGAAGGCCTTGGGACACTGGTCACACTTATACTCCCGCTCCTCTGTGTGCACGATCATGTGCTGGCCCAGACTGGACAGGgaacagacacgcacgcacacacacacacacacacacacacacacacacacacacacacacacacagtcctttagGATAATGATGATACTCCTCCAATCATTAGTGTAGAGGTGAttctaccactgtgtgtgtgtgtgcatgtgtgtgtgttctcgctgacgcacgtgtgtgtgtgtgtgtgtgtgtgtgtgtgtgtgtgtgtgtgtgtgtgtgtgtgtgtgtgtgtgtgtgtgtgtgtgtgtgtgtgtgtgtgtgtgtgtgtgtgtgtgctgcacctGTACTCGTTGGGGAAGATCTTCTCGCAATCCTTGCACTCATGGACGGGCTCGTGGTCGCTGTCGTCGCGCTCCTGCTTGAAGTCCTCGTTGCTGAGCGTGTCGAACAGAGAGCCGGCGCTGGCGCACGAGTACTTCTGGTGCCGCCGCAGCTCCAGGGCCGAGGTGAACAGCTCGTCACAGTCCTCGCAGCGGTACATCTGCTCGTCTGCAaaacaatacaatttgatttgtcccAACTGTTTTATCGGATATGTGTCTTCTGGACAAAGACAAACAATACACACCTGCCAAAGGTAAAAGTCTGAGCAGGTTAACTACATAGCACCCCAGCCTACATCCATCGATGATCCCAAACTGAACACACAACTAGAAACAAGGCAAGAGCATCCAGAAATGTCTAGCACTCAAACTTGGTATGAAAAGAAATCTCAGGGTAGCCCATACGCCGCACTCTCCTGTCCAAGCGAATCAAGTGCATGTTCAAACACTTAAAATAACCACTCTCCAATTGGTGTTGATGTAAAAGGAAAAATCTATTAAAAGTCAAATGCAGCCTGGGCTAGAGGGCTTTACACCTTAATTAACTCATAGCTGATTACTTTAAGTCCAGTAGTAGTGGCTGTTCTTTGGCTTTATAGCGAGCAAAGGAAACAATAGGCTACACATTTGTCAttattttccagcatgatggccTTTGTAATACTTTTCCCAAccaaggtcaaaccaataaaacTTGGAGGCAGGGGCTTTCAATGGCGGGTTCCTGACTTGGACGCCAAGTTCAACAACTCAGGCCAAATTAGAAAGGGGGGGGGGAGTAGATGGTGGAAGTTGTCCAAGAAGAATGAGAGCCATGCGGGGTTAGGCTAGGTTGTCACCCACCCCGTGGAGGTTTTAGAGCGCCAATCAACCCACGATGCCCGCTCTGCCATGACCCCAGTGGGCACTGCGTGAGGGCACCGGAGATCCCCCTAACACACCACACTGTAACCATTAGTCATCGAAAAGCTAAGCAGACAAGTTGATTCAAAATGACTTACAGTGCATGGCTCACCTGGTTTCTACTGTATGCCGTCATTTATTCAGCTGGCTATGTCTAGAGCCATTAAAAGAGCAGAAGTGTAGCAACAGAACTTTGTCTAAACATGTATTTGAACAAATGACCCTCTTGGTCGTAGTCGTCCATTACTTCAAACTCAAAACACTATGCATGCATAGCCGCCACCATAACCACATAACTCATAACGGAGTGAGcgttttactgtgttaaatgttCCATTCCAACCTAAAAACTTCTCAGCGCCAAGCTATTTGGATGTGTCACCTTTGAAAGCTGCGACATGTTTCCATGAACAGGCTTATAAAGCGCTTATTGAGGCTTTATTACTTGTTTTATTACACCGAGGCTTTGTCAAATCAAACAGCActtcaagcaggaagtgaaacGCGAGGAGGACTCGGCAGAACCGCACCTAGCCATCGGCTTCACCGCTAGATGACATTGGGCTCGAGGCCTACAATGCCAGATAGGAGTCAGATAGGAGCCAGATAGGAGGAGTGCGGGGTGTTTAAGGCCGAATAATAATTTGGCGCCATTATCTGTGTTCCATCAGTAACACTCCGGAATAGAGAGGAGGAATGTTGCGGAGGGAGGACGGTGAGAGCGCTCATAAATGGGAGACTAATAGCTTTCTGGGAGATGTAGGGGAACACAATTATGTGCAGTTTAGCGACTAATCTGGGAGCATGGGTGAGGCCTCGGGGGACTCCTCAAGCCCCACTCCAAATTCCAGCTCCTATAAGCCAGCCGAAGAGCTGTGCAGCGCCAAGCTATTCCTCTCCCCTTCTTTTCTCTTGcgaacgcgcgcacacacacacacacacacagtctaccttTCCTTTTGTTACTAATTTGTTCATTCATTCTGCCTCTCCTCCATTTTCTATCTTTCACAAACTCTCGTAATATGtcagtctctttctttctctcttgctctcttttaaAATCTCTCGCGCACGTCCCTTTCCTATCCTTTCACCCCCTCTCCTGTTCTTTTGGCAAAGAGATCTGAGGGAGGCTTTCGGGTCTTTCGGAGAAAACATTTTGTGTGTTAGAACATCTATGGCTCACGAATACCTTGTTCTGTCTACACCGTTTTTATAGTCCATGACAAGTAAAAGCATAAACCCACTTCATTGCAAAAagaccaagatgttcaaatgtccaACTGAACTATGCATTTCCTCACCTGGATCAAAAATGGAATGACACAATAACGTTATCTTTGACATGTAGCCTAGGCTACAAGATCATTTACAACAAGCACGACTGAAATATCGTAGTCCTCAATGAATTGCAATGGCCCAAGACAATTTGCATGTTAGACAAAACCAAATGAATCCATAAAAATAAACAATAGGTCTACATGCCAAAAACTGAAATTATAGAGATTTCTCAAAAACAAAGTCATTGGATTTCAGTTATTGTAAAATGACCCAGCATCAAATCTCATTGGCCA
The window above is part of the Salmo salar chromosome ssa15, Ssal_v3.1, whole genome shotgun sequence genome. Proteins encoded here:
- the prdm16 gene encoding histone-lysine N-methyltransferase PRDM16 isoform X10, with translation MRSKARARKLAKNDSETVDSMYETDPHLLAGGAESGEEETEDSIMSPIPVGHPSPHPNNHHHHSHHGRHHHHNEDPFTPKEGSPYEVPVYIPDDIPIPSDLELRESSVPGAGLGIWAKTRIGMGECFGPHSALQSATVKDGSFGWEQMLNDRETASSPESCIKKVVDEMGNVKFCLDEGSEAGGSWLKYVRTAPSFEEQNLAACHLSGDQIYYKAIRDIGVGEELLVYMKDGLFPEGSMAPNLEDEQMYRCEDCDELFTSALELRRHQKYSCASAGSLFDTLSNEDFKQERDDSDHEPVHECKDCEKIFPNEYSLGQHMIVHTEEREYKCDQCPKAFNWKSNLIRHQMSHDSGKRFECENCDKVQHTRHVFTDPSNLQRHIRSQHVGARAHTCPECGKTFATSSGLKQHKHIHSSVKPFICRASDSSRHNPIGEVCHKSYTQFSNLCRHKRMHADCRTQIKCKDCGQMFSTTSSLNKHRRFCEGKNHYGPAGGLFAPGIPMSSSPILAKSKHHHPHHHPGLNHSGLAFPDYFPSRPHPHPHAGLPFSPGPHGFPSLSHGFPGLFPPSLYPRPPLLPPSPMLKSPLGNNSNNGGIQEGKLPRSPLDGPPLSLVSSINNNNGGGSLLSSQEREDKDRLAYGEAKAKAKMSEMSDGSDLEDVNTTSGTDLDTTTGTASGSDLDSDAESEREQRERSTGAKRRKAAGTGGARGVERAGLDGRPDDVSSGSVSAVSSLSNLACERPSFLSGASQHSFFPPPEEQALPPTTTGGAAATDSIKAIASIAEKYFGPGLMGLQEKKIGSLPYHSMFPFQFLPNFPHSLYPFAERAGTLNPGMFFKAEPKSPREQHPTPHKMAAPGTGESSPFDLTTKPKEAKPAPPAPAKPTPPSGSSNAPLILPGGEEQPLDLSIGSRRRDGHNGMVAPEQPPSRKNHRKEEHLGSHPHSHVQHPQGHSLLQPPLPQQQQPLAQPPQQQPSLHYAKPSPFFMDPIYSRVEKRKLLDPVGALKEKYLRPSPLLFHPQLQYLYRGTPSLPQMSAMENMTEKLESFSALKLDAPPNSLQHSAHPLFNFRSPPPSLSDAILRKGKERYTCRYCGKIFPRSANLTRHLRTHTGEQPYRCKYCDRSFSISSNLQRHVRNIHNKEKPFKCHLCNRCFGQQTNLDRHLKKHEHESIPVSQHSGILSNLGNNVSSPNSEPDNHALLDEKEDSYFSEIRNFISNSELNQASSSTDKRSEVAEEERPSSHSLSNSKMAARGLEEEEEEAEGDDEEEEEGSLTEKSQDEVPESPSPVTMVTPEAYEDEEEEEAEEEEEATPLAMSYEHTRRLMQ
- the prdm16 gene encoding histone-lysine N-methyltransferase PRDM16 isoform X1 — translated: MRSKARARKLAKNDSETVDSMYETDPHLLAGGAESGEEETEDSIMSPIPVGHPSPHPNNHHHHSHHGRHHHHNEDPFTPKEGSPYEVPVYIPDDIPIPSDLELRESSVPGAGLGIWAKTRIGMGECFGPHSALQSATVKDGSFGWEQMLNDRETASSPESCIKKVVDEMGNVKFCLDEGSEAGGSWLKYVRTAPSFEEQNLAACHLSGDQIYYKAIRDIGVGEELLVYMKDGLFPEGSMAPNLEDEQMYRCEDCDELFTSALELRRHQKYSCASAGSLFDTLSNEDFKQERDDSDHEPVHECKDCEKIFPNEYSLGQHMIVHTEEREYKCDQCPKAFNWKSNLIRHQMSHDSGKRFECENCDKVQHTRHVFTDPSNLQRHIRSQHVGARAHTCPECGKTFATSSGLKQHKHIHSSVKPFICRASDSSRHNPIGEVCHKSYTQFSNLCRHKRMHADCRTQIKCKDCGQMFSTTSSLNKHRRFCEGKNHYGPAGGLFAPGIPMSSSPILAKSKHHHPHHHPGLNHSGLAFPDYFPSRPHPHPHAGLPFSPGPHGFPSLSHGFPGLFPPSLYPRPPLLPPSPMLKSPLGNNSNNGGIQEGKLPRSPLDGPPLSLVSSINNNNGGGSLLSSQEREDKDRLAYGEAKAKAKMSEMSDGSDLEDVNTTSGTDLDTTTGTASGSDLDSDAESEREQRERSTGAKRRKAAGTGGARGVERAGLDGRPDDVSSGSVSAVSSLSNLACERPSFLSGASQHSFFPPPEEQALPPTTTGGAAATDSIKAIASIAEKYFGPGLMGLQEKKIGSLPYHSMFPFQFLPNFPHSLYPFAERAGTLNPGMFFKAEPKSPREQHPTPHKMAAPGTGESSPFDLTTKPKEAKPAPPAPAKPTPPSGSSNAPLILPGGEEQPLDLSIGSRRRDGHNGMVAPEQPPSRKNHRKEEHLGSHPHSHVQHPQGHSLLQPPLPQQQQPLAQPPQQQPSLHYAKPSPFFMDPIYSRVEKRKLLDPVGALKEKYLRPSPLLFHPQLQYLYRGTPSLPQMSAMENMTEKLESFSALKLDAPPNSLQHSAHPLFNFRSPPPSLSDAILRKGKERYTCRYCGKIFPRSANLTRHLRTHTGEQPYRCKYCDRSFSISSNLQRHVRNIHNKEKPFKCHLCNRCFGQQTNLDRHLKKHEHESIPVSQHSGILSNLGNNVSSPNSEPDNHALLDEKEDSYFSEIRNFISNSELNQASSSTDKRSEVAEEERPSSHSLSNSKMAARGLEEEEEEAEGDDEEEEEGSLTEKSQDEVPESPSPVTMVTPEAYEDEEEEEAEEEEEATPLAMSYEHTRRCIEEDGGLLDLESLPSFPKGLELHKASSSEEPPFDVKDIFNTASLESEALKETLYRQAKTQAYAMMLSLSENNPLHASSQNSLDAWLSMGGGPSETSSFHPLNHI
- the prdm16 gene encoding histone-lysine N-methyltransferase PRDM16 isoform X12, encoding MRSKARARKLAKNDSETVDSMYETDPHLLAGGAESGEEETEDSIMSPIPVGHPSPHPNNHHHHSHHGRHHHHNEDPFTPKEGSPYEVPVYIPDDIPIPSDLELRESSVPGAGLGIWAKTRIGMGECFGPHSALQSATVKDGSFGWEQMLNDRETASSPESCIKKVVDEMGNVKFCLDEGSEAGGSWLKYVRTAPSFEEQNLAACHLSGDQIYYKAIRDIGVGEELLVYMKDGLFPEGSMAPNLEDEQMYRCEDCDELFTSALELRRHQKYSCASAGSLFDTLSNEDFKQERDDSDHEPVHECKDCEKIFPNEYSLGQHMIVHTEEREYKCDQCPKAFNWKSNLIRHQMSHDSGKRFECENCDKVFTDPSNLQRHIRSQHVGARAHTCPECGKTFATSSGLKQHKHIHSSVKPFICEVCHKSYTQFSNLCRHKRMHADCRTQIKCKDCGQMFSTTSSLNKHRRFCEGKNHYGPAGGLFAPGIPMSSSPILAKSKHHHPHHHPGLNHSGLAFPDYFPSRPHPHPHAGLPFSPGPHGFPSLSHGFPGLFPPSLYPRPPLLPPSPMLKSPLGNNSNNGGIQEGKLPRSPLDGPPLSLVSSINNNNGGGSLLSSQEREDKDRLAYGEAKAKAKMSEMSDGSDLEDVNTTSGTDLDTTTGTASGSDLDSDAESEREQRERSTGAKRRKAAGTGGARGVERAGLDGRPDDVSSGSVSAVSSLSNLACERPSFLSGASQHSFFPPPEEQALPPTTTGGAAATDSIKAIASIAEKYFGPGLMGLQEKKIGSLPYHSMFPFQFLPNFPHSLYPFAERAGTLNPGMFFKAEPKSPREQHPTPHKMAAPGTGESSPFDLTTKPKEAKPAPPAPAKPTPPSGSSNAPLILPGGEEQPLDLSIGSRRRDGHNGMVAPEQPPSRKNHRKEEHLGSHPHSHVQHPQGHSLLQPPLPQQQQPLAQPPQQQPSLHYAKPSPFFMDPIYSRVEKRKLLDPVGALKEKYLRPSPLLFHPQMSAMENMTEKLESFSALKLDAPPNSLQHSAHPLFNFRSPPPSLSDAILRKGKERYTCRYCGKIFPRSANLTRHLRTHTGEQPYRCKYCDRSFSISSNLQRHVRNIHNKEKPFKCHLCNRCFGQQTNLDRHLKKHEHESIPVSQHSGILSNLGNNVSSPNSEPDNHALLDEKEDSYFSEIRNFISNSELNQASSSTDKRSEVAEEERPSSHSLSNSKMAARGLEEEEEEAEGDDEEEEEGSLTEKSQDEVPESPSPVTMVTPEAYEDEEEEEAEEEEEATPLAMSYEHTRRCIEEDGGLLDLESLPSFPKGLELHKASSSEEPPFDVKDIFNTASLESEALKETLYRQAKTQAYAMMLSLSENNPLHASSQNSLDAWLSMGGGPSETSSFHPLNHI
- the prdm16 gene encoding histone-lysine N-methyltransferase PRDM16 isoform X9, which produces MRSKARARKLAKNDSETVDSMYETDPHLLAGGAESGEEETEDSIMSPIPVGHPSPHPNNHHHHSHHGRHHHHNEDPFTPKEGSPYEVPVYIPDDIPIPSDLELRESSVPGAGLGIWAKTRIGMGECFGPHSALQSATVKDGSFGWEQMLNDRETASSPESCIKKVVDEMGNVKFCLDEGSEAGGSWLKYVRTAPSFEEQNLAACHLSGDQIYYKAIRDIGVGEELLVYMKDGLFPEGSMAPNLEDEQMYRCEDCDELFTSALELRRHQKYSCASAGSLFDTLSNEDFKQERDDSDHEPVHECKDCEKIFPNEYSLGQHMIVHTEEREYKCDQCPKAFNWKSNLIRHQMSHDSGKRFECENCDKVFTDPSNLQRHIRSQHVGARAHTCPECGKTFATSSGLKQHKHIHSSVKPFICEVCHKSYTQFSNLCRHKRMHADCRTQIKCKDCGQMFSTTSSLNKHRRFCEGKNHYGPAGGLFAPGIPMSSSPILAKSKHHHPHHHPGLNHSGLAFPDYFPSRPHPHPHAGLPFSPGPHGFPSLSHGFPGLFPPSLYPRPPLLPPSPMLKSPLGNNSNNGGIQEGKLPRSPLDGPPLSLVSSINNNNGGGSLLSSQEREDKDRLAYGEAKAKAKMSEMSDGSDLEDVNTTSGTDLDTTTGTASGSDLDSDAESEREQRERSTGAKRRKAAGTGGARGVERAGLDGRPDDVSSGSVSAVSSLSNLACERPSFLSGASQHSFFPPPEEQALPPTTTGGAAATDSIKAIASIAEKYFGPGLMGLQEKKIGSLPYHSMFPFQFLPNFPHSLYPFAERAGTLNPGMFFKAEPKSPREQHPTPHKMAAPGTGESSPFDLTTKPKEAKPAPPAPAKPTPPSGSSNAPLILPGGEEQPLDLSIGSRRRDGHNGMVAPEQPPSRKNHRKEEHLGSHPHSHVQHPQGHSLLQPPLPQQQQPLAQPPQQQPSLHYAKPSPFFMDPIYSRVEKRKLLDPVGALKEKYLRPSPLLFHPQLQYLYRGTPSLPQMSAMENMTEKLESFSALKLDAPPNSLQHSAHPLFNFRSPPPSLSDAILRKGKERYTCRYCGKIFPRSANLTRHLRTHTGEQPYRCKYCDRSFSISSNLQRHVRNIHNKEKPFKCHLCNRCFGQQTNLDRHLKKHEHESIPVSQHSGILSNLGNNVSSPNSEPDNHALLDEKEDSYFSEIRNFISNSELNQASSSTDKRSEVAEEERPSSHSLSNSKMAARGLEEEEEEAEGDDEEEEEGSLTEKSQDEVPESPSPVTMVTPEAYEDEEEEEAEEEEEATPLAMSYEHTRRCIEEDGGLLDLESLPSFPKGLELHKASSSEEPPFDVKDIFNTASLESEALKETLYRQAKTQAYAMMLSLSENNPLHASSQNSLDAWLSMGGGPSETSSFHPLNHI